The following nucleotide sequence is from Triticum dicoccoides isolate Atlit2015 ecotype Zavitan chromosome 7B, WEW_v2.0, whole genome shotgun sequence.
GGTGGTGGGGGGCTGGTTACCTTCTTTTAGCAAGAACAGTACCACTCTACTGTATATGTCTATAATTTCTTCTTTGTGTAGGACAACTCTTTTTCCAGACAAAAAACAGAGATATGTTATGAGTTAGCTGCATGTATCCAAGAGTGAAACACTTGTTAAAAAAAAGTGAAACCCTGAATATTTCTTCCTTAGGGTCCTATGGGCTATGGGTGACCAAGTCTAATTCTTCCTTCAATTTTGTTCAACAAGAGAAGAAAATTTCATTATGACCTGGTTACCTAATTGTCCATTACTTTGAAATTGGTAGCTATTATGATGTCATTTCATTTACATCTGCACTCTATTTTTCACAGTTTTCTTTTCAAGCTGGTTGTTGAGTGCGGTTGAGGTGTGAGGTTTACATCATTTCCGAAGTGCCTTCAGAACTGCCAGCACCAACAGACAGGTAGTATAATACACTGACGCTGTACATCATAGCTACATCAAAGTACCGACCAACGGGATGCATAGTTAAGCTTTCTGTACAAGTATGGAAGTAAGTAGTTTGTAGCAGAAGTTACATAACTAATGGACAGAGGACAATTCACTTGGTTATACATGAACGTCAATACATATATTCACCACTCGCCAGTATACAGAACACAGAGTAGTTCCACTACCTTCAGAGTTTAGTACCTTTGCAGCCTGCGAGGCATGCACGTATGTCAGGTATGCAACAGCCAGTGTTCGTTACTATACATAAAGGCCATGTTTTGGTGTGAATCTCCGAGCCACACGACATCCACACATCTGGCCGCCTCGCTGGGCAAGCGGGCATCCGGTTATTCGAGCACTCTAGACTTGCAGTGCTTCGTGCCGTCGATGTCTGAACTTGAAGAGATAGAGCTAGAAACCTCTGAAGAGTGCATGGTTCCCTTTCAAGTTCAACCCTGTGCCTGTGAGAACGCTCACCGAGGCTTTGTCACATCTTCCTGGAGTTCAGAAATGGTGCCAATCCGAGCTGCTGTCCTAGGCCGCAGGACACCGCTCCTCTAGCGACCATGTCTTCTGCCATTTTTACCTGCGGAGCCAATTTCAGATGTTTATGAAACTGATGATAGTTTAGAGGTGactatttctttctttcttctatCAGAGGAGGACTGTTACCTTGATTCGTAAGGTCTCTACATCTGATTTGAGGATTCTGTTGTCCGTGACTGCGGTGGTGAACTGCTGGTTGGCCTCTGTCAGTTGCTTGAAGAGGGTTGCACTTTCGCTTTTAAGTTGCTCGACCTGTTCGATCAGGATGGCACACATGTCGATGGTCAGAAGCTTGAAACAAACTTGCATCATGGCATGTGCATTAGGAGGCAACAAGGCTACAAGGAAGTAATTTATGTTTGATAAAACAGCGGGGAGGGAGTGCATTCAGGAGTGTACCTGCAACTCAAGGTCAGTTAGCTGCGCGTGCTTCCTCCTCCTGGACCGTCGAGCTGACTCCCTGTTGGACACCATCCTGAAATTTACACAGGCAATTCATTAATTCATTGTAAAGGAGAAACGGTAGGCAGTTTGTTCAGAGTTCATCTACAGAACTCGACACAGGCTTTGACCTCGGTGTACCTTCTTATTCGCCTTGTATCTGATGATTTGCCGCTCCGCTTGCATCGGCCGCCCCCTATCTCGACCAATGACTCGCTGTCAGAGTCCGACTCGGTTTCGAGAGCCTGGTTCCCTGAGATTGTTTCCCTCGGGCTAGCTGCGACCAAAACAATGCAGCAGGTGAGACAGAACCCCGGTGTGTCTCTATCAATCTCCTTCCCAACTCTAAATCAGTCAGTGTAGTTCTATTTCTATGCTGGACCAGGGCAATTTTGGCAGACAAGATTGTAAATCTTAGGAATTTTGGAGCAGACGGAAACGTCCGCACACAGATCAGCAGGTGATGTTTCTCTTTTGTTcagaagtttttcaatgaaatccaCTGCGGTCCACATGTGCGATTGCTCGCCAGGTGTTGACTTAACCTACAGCATTCTGATCCAACTCTGTTGCAGGCTGAAGGCGCATACCAGAGACGGCGGGCGTTTGCGACTGGGTTGGCGCCGGGACGGTGTGGTGCGGCGCCCGGAGGCCTTCGGACCACCACAGGTGGCCGGCGTTGCTCCCTTCCAGCTCCAGGGCGTTCTGCTTGAGCACAGGATGAAAATTCAGTTAAACGCACGAACAGTAAAGGTACAGAAGCAGAGGCTGAGCTATGAAGGAAGCTTCGGGTAGTAGCAGCTGCTCACCGAGTCGCCGAAGCAGAGGCCCGGCAGGCCACCGCCGGGGGAGAACACGTCCGCTCTGGCGCCGGGATCACCGCCGAACCCGCCGTCGTCGTTTCCATGCCCGGGCCTGCCCCGCTGGGcctcggcctcggcggcggcgatgtgCTGCCGAATGAAGGCCTCGAACTCCAGCTCCGACGCGCACTTCTTCATCTCTGACGGCTGCCTGCCTCTCCGTCTGTTCGTCACGGTGGTGGTGTTGTCGTCACTCTGTGCGTCTGTCTGTCTTTCTTGGCGAGGCCTCCGTTGCGGGGGGTGACAGCGTCGCCGGCGACGGCTTTTATGGGGCGCGGGAAGGGGACGTGGAAAGCTCCGTTGGGGGAGATGAATATGATAGCGGCTGCGTGAATGGACAGTGACGCGGGCTGACTCGGATCCTCGTAAGGCCGAGAGGGAGGCAGCGTGCAAGGCTGGGTAGGGGCGTGCTTGCGTGTCCGTCGGCGACTTTTCATTGGGTTCGGGACTTCAGATCTGCTGCAAGTATACTTAAATAATAGTATTACGATCGGATGAATCGGATTGCATTCAGTTATCTTATTGGTACAAGATTATGTTATCCGGTGGCCGTTGTTCTCTCACTTTGTCTTAGGTTACGTCCG
It contains:
- the LOC119337123 gene encoding bZIP transcription factor RISBZ5-like isoform X1, which encodes MKKCASELEFEAFIRQHIAAAEAEAQRGRPGHGNDDGGFGGDPGARADVFSPGGGLPGLCFGDSQNALELEGSNAGHLWWSEGLRAPHHTVPAPTQSQTPAVSASPRETISGNQALETESDSDSESLVEIGGGRCKRSGKSSDTRRIRRMVSNRESARRSRRRKHAQLTDLELQVEQLKSESATLFKQLTEANQQFTTAVTDNRILKSDVETLRIKVKMAEDMVARGAVSCGLGQQLGLAPFLNSRKM
- the LOC119337123 gene encoding bZIP transcription factor RISBZ5-like isoform X2 → MKKCASELEFEAFIRQHIAAAEAEAQRGRPGHGNDDGGFGGDPGARADVFSPGGGLPGLCFGDSNALELEGSNAGHLWWSEGLRAPHHTVPAPTQSQTPAVSASPRETISGNQALETESDSDSESLVEIGGGRCKRSGKSSDTRRIRRMVSNRESARRSRRRKHAQLTDLELQVEQLKSESATLFKQLTEANQQFTTAVTDNRILKSDVETLRIKVKMAEDMVARGAVSCGLGQQLGLAPFLNSRKM